The Microbacterium foliorum genome has a window encoding:
- a CDS encoding bifunctional hydroxymethylpyrimidine kinase/phosphomethylpyrimidine kinase yields the protein MIADLSLYLVTDPDLCGDRGVVGTVRRAVDGGVRIVQLRDKTATDAETTAQLVELSRVIDGRALLLVNDRLDSALAARERGARVDGVHLGQGDASVLRAREVLGAEAVIGLTANSPEHLEAVRALPPGTVDYLGVGVIRPTATKADHPPALGVEGFRAVVETTALPCVAIGGVGIDDTERLRSAGAAGLAVVSALCAAADPAETAEAFVRRWRAAGTPRVLSIAGSDPSGGAGIQADLKSIAANGGYGMAALTALTAQNTTGVRGVHVPPAAFLREQLDAISDDIVIDAVKVGMLANADVIRTVADWLDVVRPPIVVLDPVMVATSGDRLLDRDAEAALRELLRRAHVVTPNLSELSVLAGRTISGWDDALAAAEELSTATGAAVLVKGGHLDGDDVPDALVDTGAGVRCEYPGRRIRTANTHGTGCSLSSALATRLARGESAVDAVAATRAWLREALRESTALNVGRGHGPVSHFAGLWERGRLETRPTPEQIRAEWWTRTVDVRAGIDELPFIRGLADGTLAREPFVFYLAQDALYLREYARVLAEASRLAPSPHEQAFWARSAEGAIVGELELHASWLTPGEDVDAAMFSVAPAPATVAYLDHLRSVAFGGDYAELIAAILPCFWLYTDLGQRLHAGEFGASALDPLHPYASWLATYADPAFEDATAEAISLVTAAAATAAPATRDRMLRAFEVSSAHELAFFAAPLASAVTA from the coding sequence GTGATCGCGGATCTCTCGCTGTACCTCGTCACTGATCCGGATCTCTGCGGGGATCGCGGCGTCGTCGGGACCGTCCGCCGTGCTGTCGACGGGGGTGTGCGGATCGTGCAGCTGCGAGACAAGACGGCGACGGATGCCGAGACCACGGCGCAGCTCGTCGAACTCTCGCGCGTGATCGACGGTCGTGCGCTGCTGCTCGTGAACGACCGCCTGGATTCCGCCCTCGCCGCGCGGGAGCGGGGCGCGCGGGTCGACGGCGTCCATCTCGGGCAGGGTGACGCATCGGTGCTCCGTGCGAGGGAGGTACTGGGGGCCGAGGCGGTCATCGGTCTCACGGCGAACAGCCCGGAGCACCTCGAGGCTGTGCGCGCGCTGCCGCCCGGCACGGTCGACTACCTGGGCGTCGGCGTCATCCGCCCCACCGCCACCAAAGCCGACCATCCGCCGGCACTCGGCGTCGAGGGCTTCCGTGCCGTCGTCGAGACGACCGCGCTCCCGTGCGTGGCCATAGGAGGGGTGGGCATCGACGACACCGAGCGGCTGCGGAGCGCGGGGGCGGCCGGGCTCGCCGTGGTGTCGGCGCTGTGCGCGGCTGCGGACCCGGCCGAGACCGCGGAGGCGTTCGTGCGTCGTTGGCGCGCGGCGGGCACGCCGCGGGTGCTCAGCATCGCCGGGAGCGACCCGTCCGGCGGAGCCGGGATCCAGGCGGACCTCAAGTCGATCGCCGCGAACGGCGGGTACGGCATGGCGGCGCTCACCGCGCTGACCGCTCAGAACACGACCGGCGTGCGGGGCGTTCATGTGCCGCCCGCTGCCTTCCTGCGCGAGCAGCTCGACGCGATCTCCGACGACATCGTCATCGACGCGGTCAAGGTCGGGATGCTCGCGAACGCCGACGTCATCCGCACGGTCGCCGATTGGCTCGATGTCGTTCGGCCGCCGATCGTCGTCCTCGATCCGGTGATGGTCGCCACCAGTGGCGACAGGCTGCTCGACCGGGATGCCGAGGCGGCGTTGCGTGAGCTCCTTCGGCGTGCACACGTCGTCACCCCCAATCTCAGCGAGCTCTCCGTGCTGGCCGGGCGGACGATCTCGGGATGGGACGACGCGCTCGCGGCCGCGGAGGAGCTGTCGACGGCGACCGGGGCGGCCGTGCTGGTCAAGGGCGGGCACCTCGACGGGGACGATGTCCCCGACGCGCTCGTGGACACCGGGGCGGGAGTGCGATGCGAGTACCCGGGCCGTCGGATCCGCACCGCGAACACCCACGGCACGGGGTGCTCGCTCTCGTCCGCGCTGGCCACCCGTCTGGCTCGCGGCGAGTCGGCCGTCGACGCCGTCGCCGCGACCCGGGCGTGGCTGCGCGAGGCGCTGCGCGAGAGCACAGCGCTGAACGTCGGTCGTGGTCACGGACCGGTCAGCCACTTCGCGGGGCTGTGGGAGCGCGGCCGGCTCGAGACGAGACCGACGCCAGAGCAGATCCGCGCCGAGTGGTGGACGCGCACGGTCGATGTGAGGGCGGGGATCGACGAGCTCCCCTTCATCCGCGGCCTGGCCGACGGCACTCTCGCTCGGGAGCCGTTCGTGTTCTATCTCGCGCAGGACGCGCTGTACCTTCGCGAGTACGCCCGCGTGCTCGCCGAGGCCTCGCGCCTCGCGCCGTCTCCGCACGAGCAGGCGTTCTGGGCACGTTCCGCCGAGGGGGCGATCGTCGGAGAGCTCGAGCTGCACGCGTCGTGGCTGACCCCGGGGGAGGACGTGGATGCGGCGATGTTCTCGGTCGCCCCCGCACCCGCGACCGTGGCGTACCTCGATCACCTGCGCTCCGTGGCGTTCGGCGGTGACTATGCCGAGCTCATCGCCGCGATACTGCCGTGCTTCTGGCTCTACACCGACCTCGGCCAGCGCCTGCACGCGGGGGAGTTCGGCGCGTCCGCGCTGGATCCGCTGCATCCGTACGCCTCCTGGCTCGCGACCTATGCGGACCCGGCGTTCGAGGATGCGACAGCCGAGGCGATCTCTCTCGTCACGGCCGCAGCGGCGACCGCCGCGCCGGCCACACGGGATCGGATGCTCCGCGCCTTCGAGGTGTCGAGCGCCCACGAGCTCGCGTTCTTCGCCGCTCCGCTCGCCTCTGCCGTCACTGCATGA
- the argC gene encoding N-acetyl-gamma-glutamyl-phosphate reductase produces MTYSVAVSGASGYAGGEILRLLASHPDIEIRTVTAHSNAGQPLVEHQPHLRSLAHLTLQDTTPEILAGHDIVFLALPHGQSGQYTDALGATPLVIDAGADHRLTSQASWDAFYGGDFHEPWAYGVPELLVGGTKQRETLRTATRIAAPGCNASTVSLSLAPGVAAGVIDSGDIVSVLAVGPSGAGKSLKTTLLGSEILGTANPYAVGGTHRHIPEIRQALAAASGAAPEGIRISFTPVIVPMARGILATSTAPIVDGVSDAEIRAAWEHAYEDETFVQLLPEGHFPRTADVLGANTALIGLAIDRAANRVTVVTAVDNLVKGTAGAAIQSMNLALGLPESRALSVNGVAP; encoded by the coding sequence ATGACGTACTCCGTCGCCGTCTCCGGCGCATCCGGCTACGCGGGCGGCGAGATCCTGCGCCTCCTCGCGTCTCATCCCGACATCGAGATCCGCACGGTCACCGCGCATTCGAATGCCGGACAGCCGCTGGTCGAGCACCAGCCGCATCTGCGGTCTCTCGCGCACCTCACCCTTCAGGACACGACACCCGAGATCCTCGCCGGTCACGACATCGTCTTCCTCGCACTGCCGCACGGGCAGTCCGGCCAGTACACGGACGCGCTCGGTGCCACACCGCTCGTGATCGACGCCGGAGCCGACCACCGGCTGACCTCGCAGGCGTCATGGGACGCGTTCTACGGCGGCGACTTCCACGAGCCGTGGGCGTATGGCGTCCCCGAACTGCTCGTCGGCGGCACCAAGCAGCGCGAGACCCTGCGCACGGCGACGCGCATCGCGGCCCCCGGCTGCAACGCGTCGACCGTGAGCCTGAGCCTCGCACCCGGCGTCGCCGCGGGAGTCATCGACTCCGGCGACATCGTGTCGGTGCTCGCCGTGGGCCCGTCGGGGGCGGGGAAGAGCTTGAAGACCACCCTGCTCGGCAGCGAGATCCTGGGCACGGCGAACCCCTACGCGGTCGGTGGCACCCACCGGCACATCCCCGAGATCAGGCAGGCGCTCGCCGCGGCGTCCGGGGCGGCACCCGAGGGCATCCGCATCTCGTTCACCCCCGTGATCGTCCCGATGGCGCGGGGGATCCTGGCGACCTCGACCGCACCGATCGTCGACGGCGTCAGCGATGCCGAGATCCGGGCGGCGTGGGAGCACGCGTACGAGGACGAGACGTTCGTGCAGCTGCTCCCCGAGGGACACTTCCCGCGCACCGCCGACGTCCTCGGCGCGAACACCGCCCTCATCGGCCTTGCGATCGATCGCGCGGCGAACCGCGTGACCGTGGTCACGGCGGTCGACAATCTCGTCAAGGGCACCGCAGGCGCTGCCATCCAATCCATGAACCTCGCGCTGGGACTGCCCGAGTCCCGCGCCCTCTCAGTGAACGGAGTCGCGCCGTGA